Proteins encoded by one window of Pseudomonas coleopterorum:
- a CDS encoding M16 family metallopeptidase, which yields MSEPITPRRLLAGSTLLVLAGWLTTFGAQAADTASAVQPTRGLQSVKELGNTAPSHRSLNIQNWTTAEGAKVLFVEAHELPMFDLRLTFAAGSSQDQNHPGIALLTNAMLNEGVAGKDVSAIAQGFEGLGADFSNGAYRDMAVASLRSLSDTDKRTPALKLFADVVGKPTFPADALARIKNQLLAGFEFQKQNPAKLASNELFTRLYGSHPYAHPSEGDAKSLPGLSIEQLRAFHKRAYAAGNAVIAIVGDLSRNEAEQIAAQVSSALPKGPALAKPAQPAVPAAGVTHIDFPSKQTQMFIAQLGIDRKDPDFAALSMGNQILGGGAFGTRLMSEVREKRGLTYGVYSAFTPMQVRGPFMINLQTRAELSDGTLKLVQDILRDYLKTGPTQEELDNAKREQAGSFPLSNASNASIVAQLGATGFYDMPLTWMEDFLQQSQALTVEQVKTAMNKHLDADKLVIVTAGPKVAQQPLPAPTDKPTEQPLGVPEH from the coding sequence ATGAGTGAGCCCATCACCCCCCGTCGCCTCCTGGCTGGCTCGACCCTCCTGGTGCTGGCCGGCTGGCTGACCACCTTCGGTGCCCAGGCCGCAGACACCGCCAGCGCGGTCCAACCCACGCGTGGACTGCAATCGGTGAAGGAGCTGGGCAATACTGCCCCCAGTCATCGCAGTCTGAACATCCAGAACTGGACAACCGCCGAAGGCGCCAAGGTCCTGTTCGTCGAAGCGCACGAATTGCCGATGTTCGATCTGCGCCTCACCTTCGCCGCCGGTAGCAGCCAGGATCAGAACCACCCTGGCATCGCTCTGCTGACCAACGCCATGCTCAACGAAGGCGTGGCCGGCAAGGACGTCAGCGCCATTGCCCAAGGTTTCGAGGGCCTGGGCGCGGACTTTTCCAACGGCGCCTATCGCGACATGGCCGTGGCCTCGTTGCGCAGCCTCAGCGACACCGACAAGCGCACCCCGGCCCTCAAGCTGTTTGCCGATGTCGTCGGCAAGCCGACTTTTCCGGCCGATGCGCTGGCCCGCATCAAGAACCAACTGCTCGCCGGCTTCGAGTTCCAGAAGCAGAACCCCGCCAAGCTGGCCAGCAACGAGCTGTTCACGCGCCTGTATGGCAGCCATCCGTATGCACACCCCAGTGAAGGCGACGCCAAGAGCCTCCCCGGCCTGAGCATCGAACAGCTGCGTGCCTTCCATAAGCGCGCCTATGCTGCCGGCAATGCGGTCATCGCCATCGTCGGCGATCTGTCGCGAAACGAAGCCGAGCAGATCGCCGCACAAGTCTCCAGCGCCCTGCCCAAGGGCCCTGCGCTGGCCAAGCCGGCACAGCCAGCCGTACCAGCGGCCGGCGTGACCCATATCGACTTCCCGTCCAAGCAGACGCAGATGTTCATTGCGCAGCTGGGCATCGATCGCAAGGATCCGGATTTCGCCGCGCTGTCCATGGGCAACCAGATCCTTGGGGGTGGCGCATTCGGTACGCGGCTGATGAGCGAAGTCCGGGAGAAACGCGGCCTGACCTACGGTGTCTACTCGGCGTTCACCCCGATGCAGGTCCGTGGACCGTTCATGATAAACCTGCAGACCCGCGCCGAACTCAGCGATGGCACCTTGAAGCTGGTGCAGGACATCCTGCGCGACTACCTCAAGACGGGCCCCACTCAGGAAGAACTGGACAACGCCAAGCGTGAACAGGCCGGCAGCTTCCCGCTGTCCAATGCCAGCAACGCGAGCATCGTCGCGCAACTGGGCGCCACCGGGTTCTATGACATGCCGCTGACCTGGATGGAAGACTTCCTGCAGCAGTCGCAGGCGCTGACCGTGGAGCAGGTGAAAACCGCGATGAACAAACATCTGGATGCCGATAAACTGGTGATCGTCACGGCTGGCCCCAAGGTTGCGCAGCAACCCTTGCCGGCCCCAACGGACAAACCTACCGAGCAACCGCTCGGCGTACCGGAGCATTGA
- the rpoH gene encoding RNA polymerase sigma factor RpoH, translating into MTTSLQPAYALVPGANLEAYVHTVNSIPLLTPEQERELAESLYYEQDLGAARQMVLAHLRFVVHIARSYSGYGLAQADLIQEGNVGLMKAVKRFNPEMGVRLVSFAVHWIKAEIHEFILRNWRIVKVATTKAQRKLFFNLRSQKKRLAWLNNEEVHRVAESLGVEPREVREMESRLTGHDMAFDPAAEADDDSAFQSPANYLEDHRYDPARQLEDADWSDNSNTNLHEALQVLDDRSRDILYQRWLAEEKATLHELAEKYNVSAERIRQLEKSAMNKLKVSIAA; encoded by the coding sequence ATGACCACTTCTTTGCAACCTGCTTATGCGCTGGTCCCGGGTGCGAACCTGGAAGCCTACGTGCATACGGTGAACAGCATTCCCTTGCTGACGCCCGAGCAGGAGCGTGAACTGGCCGAGAGTCTCTACTATGAGCAGGATCTTGGAGCGGCTCGGCAGATGGTGCTCGCTCACCTGCGTTTCGTCGTGCATATCGCGCGCAGCTATTCGGGCTACGGTTTGGCTCAGGCCGACCTTATCCAGGAAGGCAACGTCGGCCTGATGAAGGCCGTAAAGCGTTTCAACCCCGAAATGGGTGTGCGCCTGGTGTCGTTCGCCGTGCACTGGATCAAGGCTGAAATCCACGAGTTCATCCTGCGCAACTGGCGTATCGTCAAAGTGGCGACCACCAAGGCGCAGCGCAAGCTGTTCTTCAACTTGCGCAGCCAGAAGAAGCGTCTGGCCTGGCTGAACAACGAAGAAGTCCACCGCGTGGCCGAAAGCCTGGGCGTGGAGCCGCGTGAAGTACGCGAAATGGAAAGCCGTCTGACCGGTCATGACATGGCCTTCGATCCGGCTGCCGAAGCCGACGACGACAGCGCGTTCCAGTCGCCAGCCAACTACCTGGAAGATCATCGCTACGACCCAGCGCGTCAGCTCGAAGATGCCGACTGGAGCGACAATTCCAACACCAACCTGCACGAAGCCTTGCAGGTACTGGACGATCGCAGCCGCGACATTCTCTACCAGCGCTGGCTTGCCGAGGAGAAGGCGACGCTGCACGAGTTGGCCGAGAAGTACAACGTGTCGGCCGAGCGTATTCGTCAGTTGGAAAAAAGCGCGATGAACAAGCTGAAGGTCTCCATCGCTGCCTGA
- a CDS encoding M16 family metallopeptidase yields the protein MNVLARRAAGLLLCTLSLPLAAFAADTQPTHEFTLDNGLKVIVREDHRAPVVVSQIWYKVGSSYETPGQTGLSHALEHMMFKGTDKLGPGEGSRILRDLGAEENAFTSDDYTAYYEVLAKDRLAVAFDLEADRMASLSLPAEEFAREIEVIKEERRLRTDDKPSAKAYEMFKAMAFPASGYHTPTIGWMADLDRMKVEELRHWYQAWYVPNNATLVVVGDVQPDEVKALAQRFFGNIASRATPPAKIPLELATPGQRLATLHVRTQLPSLLYGFNVPALATADKPRDVQALRLISALLDGGYSARMATRLERGQELISSGGAQYDPFTRGDSLFFISATPNAQKKKTLADVEKGIWKLLDELKTTPPSAEELERVRAQVIADLVYSRDSISSQATTIGMLETVGLSWKLMDSELEDLKSVTPQDIQSAARTYFTRDRLSIAHVLPEEAAHE from the coding sequence ATGAATGTCCTCGCCCGCCGCGCCGCAGGCCTGCTGCTCTGCACGCTCAGCCTGCCTCTGGCAGCTTTTGCCGCCGATACACAGCCCACGCACGAATTCACCCTGGACAATGGCCTCAAGGTCATCGTGCGCGAGGACCACCGCGCTCCGGTGGTGGTGTCCCAGATCTGGTACAAAGTCGGTTCCAGCTATGAAACGCCGGGCCAGACCGGCCTGTCCCACGCGCTCGAACACATGATGTTCAAGGGCACCGACAAACTGGGCCCAGGTGAAGGCTCGCGTATCCTGCGCGACCTCGGCGCCGAGGAAAACGCCTTCACCAGCGATGACTACACCGCCTATTACGAAGTGTTGGCCAAGGACCGCCTGGCCGTGGCGTTCGACCTCGAAGCCGACCGCATGGCCAGCCTGAGCCTGCCCGCCGAAGAGTTCGCGCGTGAAATCGAAGTCATCAAGGAAGAACGTCGCCTGCGCACCGACGACAAGCCCAGCGCCAAGGCCTACGAGATGTTCAAGGCCATGGCCTTTCCCGCCAGTGGCTACCACACGCCCACCATCGGCTGGATGGCTGACCTCGATCGCATGAAGGTCGAAGAACTGCGCCACTGGTACCAGGCCTGGTACGTGCCCAACAACGCCACCCTGGTGGTGGTGGGCGACGTCCAGCCTGACGAGGTGAAGGCGCTGGCTCAACGTTTCTTCGGCAACATCGCCAGCCGTGCCACGCCACCGGCGAAGATCCCGCTGGAACTGGCCACCCCTGGCCAGCGCCTGGCCACGCTGCATGTGCGCACCCAACTGCCGAGCCTGCTGTACGGCTTCAACGTTCCGGCCCTGGCCACTGCCGACAAGCCCCGCGATGTCCAGGCCTTGCGGCTGATCTCGGCACTGCTCGACGGTGGCTACAGCGCACGCATGGCTACCCGTCTGGAACGCGGTCAGGAGCTGATCTCCAGTGGCGGCGCCCAGTACGACCCCTTCACCCGTGGTGACAGCCTGTTCTTCATTTCCGCGACACCCAACGCGCAGAAGAAAAAGACCCTGGCCGACGTCGAGAAAGGCATCTGGAAGCTGCTCGACGAGCTCAAGACCACGCCGCCCTCGGCCGAGGAGCTCGAGCGCGTGCGTGCCCAGGTCATCGCCGATCTGGTCTACAGCCGCGACTCCATCAGCAGCCAGGCCACCACCATCGGCATGCTGGAAACCGTGGGGCTGTCGTGGAAGCTGATGGACAGCGAACTCGAAGATCTCAAGAGCGTGACGCCGCAGGACATCCAGAGCGCCGCCCGTACCTATTTCACCCGCGATCGCCTGAGCATCGCCCACGTTCTGCCCGAGGAAGCCGCTCATGAGTGA
- the ftsE gene encoding cell division ATP-binding protein FtsE yields the protein MIRFEQVAKRYPNGHVGLHELSFRVRRGEFLFVTGHSGAGKSTLLRLLLAMERPTSGKLLLAGQDLGQITNAQIPFLRRQIGVVFQNHQLLFDRTVFNNIALPLQILGLSKPEIAKKVDSALERVALADKAELYPGDLSTGQQQRVGIARAIVHQPALLLADEPTGNLDPRLAAEIMGVFEDINRLGTSVLIASHDLALIARMRHRMLTLQRGRLIGDGEAGQ from the coding sequence ATGATTCGATTCGAACAGGTTGCCAAGCGCTACCCCAATGGCCATGTCGGTCTGCATGAACTGAGCTTTCGGGTCCGGCGTGGCGAATTCCTGTTCGTTACCGGTCATTCCGGCGCGGGCAAAAGTACCCTGCTGCGTCTGTTGCTGGCGATGGAGCGACCCACCAGCGGCAAGCTTCTGCTGGCCGGCCAGGACCTGGGCCAGATCACCAACGCGCAGATTCCGTTCCTGCGTCGGCAGATCGGCGTGGTGTTTCAGAATCACCAGTTATTGTTCGATCGCACGGTGTTCAACAACATCGCCCTGCCGCTGCAGATCCTTGGCCTGAGCAAGCCGGAAATCGCCAAGAAGGTCGATTCGGCGCTGGAGCGTGTGGCGCTGGCGGACAAGGCCGAGCTGTACCCCGGCGACTTGTCCACGGGCCAGCAACAGCGTGTGGGCATTGCCCGCGCCATCGTCCATCAGCCAGCCTTGCTGCTCGCCGATGAACCTACCGGCAACCTCGATCCGCGTCTGGCGGCCGAGATCATGGGGGTCTTCGAAGACATCAACCGGCTTGGCACCAGCGTCTTGATTGCCAGCCACGATCTGGCGCTGATCGCGCGCATGCGTCATCGCATGCTGACTTTGCAGCGTGGGCGTCTGATCGGTGACGGAGAGGCAGGACAATGA
- a CDS encoding hydrolase — protein MLNAAHPRFRPALGLANPHLQTLWGPLWRKQPALPRERERLWLADGDFVDLDWHGPHTPHAPLVVVLHGLTGSSNSPYVAGLQRQLGKYGCASVAVNWRGCSGEPNLLAQSYHSGASEDLQHVLDHLGAQRPQAPLFAVGYSLGGNILLKHLGESGPNSPLQAAVAVSVPFRLDQCADRMTQGFSRVYQAHFMRAMLAYLTDKRSRFQQEGHHEGLAALEALGSLQGIKTFWDFDGQVTAPLHGFKDAQDYYRRSSSRYYLGGIAKPTLIIQAQDDPFVFPHSLPTAEEMSPCIEFELHARGGHVGFVEGSLRQPGYYLERRIPQWLNQWIDFMSPSAQVAADR, from the coding sequence ATGTTGAACGCAGCACATCCTCGCTTTCGCCCAGCCCTCGGGCTGGCCAACCCACACCTGCAGACGCTGTGGGGCCCCTTGTGGCGCAAGCAACCGGCGTTGCCGCGCGAGCGGGAGCGTCTGTGGCTGGCGGACGGTGATTTCGTCGACCTCGACTGGCACGGCCCCCACACACCCCACGCCCCGTTGGTGGTGGTACTGCACGGTCTGACCGGATCATCCAACTCGCCCTACGTCGCCGGCCTGCAAAGGCAATTGGGCAAGTACGGGTGTGCCAGCGTGGCCGTCAACTGGCGCGGCTGTTCCGGCGAGCCCAATCTTCTGGCGCAAAGCTACCATTCGGGTGCCAGCGAAGACCTCCAGCACGTACTCGATCACCTGGGCGCACAGAGGCCCCAGGCGCCGCTGTTCGCCGTGGGTTACTCACTGGGCGGCAACATTCTGCTCAAGCACCTGGGCGAAAGTGGGCCGAACAGTCCGTTGCAGGCCGCCGTGGCGGTCTCTGTGCCGTTCCGCCTGGATCAGTGCGCCGACCGCATGACCCAAGGCTTTTCCCGGGTGTACCAGGCCCATTTCATGCGCGCCATGCTTGCCTACCTGACCGACAAGCGCAGTCGCTTCCAGCAGGAAGGGCATCACGAAGGGCTGGCGGCGCTGGAAGCTCTGGGGTCATTGCAGGGCATCAAGACCTTCTGGGACTTCGATGGCCAAGTCACGGCGCCGCTGCACGGTTTCAAGGACGCGCAGGACTACTATCGACGCTCTTCGAGTCGGTACTACCTGGGTGGCATTGCAAAACCCACGTTGATCATCCAGGCGCAGGACGATCCATTCGTGTTCCCCCACAGCCTGCCGACCGCCGAAGAGATGTCGCCCTGCATAGAATTCGAACTGCATGCACGAGGCGGTCATGTCGGTTTCGTCGAGGGCAGCCTGCGCCAACCCGGCTATTACCTGGAACGGCGCATACCGCAATGGCTGAATCAGTGGATCGATTTCATGAGCCCGTCTGCACAGGTCGCTGCGGATCGGTGA
- the rsmD gene encoding 16S rRNA (guanine(966)-N(2))-methyltransferase RsmD: MASVKPKQPHGGQGHLRIIGGQWRSRKLGFPEAPGLRPTPDRVRETLFNWLAAHIEGAKVLDAFTGSGALYLEALSRGASMALALDANATAISSLRHNLDLLGCATGQLLQSDALKYLETQTPSAFDLVFLDPPFHQNLLPATCTLLEEKGWLAERAWIYTESETPPSALQMPATWRLHREKKAGQVYYSLWQRG, from the coding sequence ATGGCCAGCGTCAAACCCAAGCAACCCCATGGTGGCCAAGGCCACCTGCGCATCATCGGTGGCCAGTGGCGCAGCCGCAAGCTGGGCTTCCCGGAAGCACCCGGCCTGCGCCCGACTCCTGATCGGGTACGCGAAACGCTGTTCAACTGGCTGGCAGCGCACATCGAAGGTGCCAAGGTGCTAGATGCCTTCACCGGCAGTGGTGCCCTGTACCTCGAAGCGCTGTCCCGTGGCGCCAGCATGGCATTGGCGCTGGATGCCAATGCCACCGCCATTTCCAGCCTTCGGCACAATCTGGACCTGCTTGGTTGCGCCACGGGCCAGTTGCTGCAAAGCGATGCGTTGAAGTACCTGGAAACCCAGACTCCGAGCGCATTCGATCTGGTGTTCCTCGACCCACCCTTCCACCAGAACCTGCTGCCGGCGACCTGCACGCTGCTGGAAGAAAAAGGCTGGCTGGCAGAGCGCGCCTGGATCTACACCGAGAGCGAGACACCGCCCTCAGCGTTGCAGATGCCGGCTACCTGGCGCTTGCACCGCGAGAAGAAAGCCGGGCAGGTCTACTACTCTCTGTGGCAGCGTGGCTGA
- the coaD gene encoding pantetheine-phosphate adenylyltransferase — MNRVLYPGTFDPITKGHGDLVERASRLFDHVIIAVAASPKKNPLFALEQRVELAREVTRHLPNVEVVGFSTLLAHFAKEQNANVLLRGLRAVSDFEYEFQLANMNRQLAPDVESLFLTPSERYSFISSTLVREIAALGGDITKFVHPAVAEALTQRFSKK; from the coding sequence ATGAACCGAGTGTTGTACCCAGGTACCTTCGACCCGATCACCAAGGGTCACGGTGATCTGGTCGAACGCGCTTCGCGCCTGTTCGATCACGTGATCATCGCGGTCGCCGCGAGCCCCAAGAAGAATCCGTTGTTCGCCCTCGAACAACGCGTGGAGTTGGCGCGCGAAGTGACACGGCACTTGCCGAACGTCGAAGTCGTCGGTTTCTCGACCTTGCTCGCACACTTCGCCAAGGAACAGAACGCCAACGTGCTGCTGCGTGGCCTGCGAGCGGTGTCCGATTTCGAATACGAGTTCCAGCTGGCCAACATGAACCGGCAATTGGCGCCGGACGTGGAAAGCCTGTTCCTCACGCCTTCGGAACGTTATTCCTTCATTTCTTCGACGCTGGTGCGAGAAATCGCCGCGCTGGGCGGAGACATCACCAAGTTCGTTCACCCGGCCGTGGCCGAGGCCTTGACCCAGCGCTTCAGCAAGAAGTAG
- the ftsY gene encoding signal recognition particle-docking protein FtsY: MFGSNDDKKTPAPAGEKKGLFGWLRKKPQTPVAEPPSPPAAQELPTEAETAAQAAVALAPEPVLPPKVEAEPEPVPTPTEQPVAHGLVLPVPEEPVALVEDDAPQTPPAIAPRQEVSAPAAAEPVAAPVPPPAPAAPSAPAPAPAPAPIPAPIPAPVATIVPPVIEASPPAVVASQPAGQARTGFFARLKQGLAKTSASLGEGMASLFLGSKIIDDDLLEELETRLLTADVGVEATSVIIQSLTRKVARKELTDAAALYKALQGELTALLRPVEQPLVIKAEHQPFVILVVGVNGAGKTTTIGKLAKKLQLEGKKVMLAAGDTFRAAAVEQLQVWGERNKIPVIAQHTGADSASVIFDAVQAAKSRGIDVLIADTAGRLHTKDNLMEELKKVRRVMGKLDEQAPHEVLLVLDAGTGQNAINQAKQFNQTVALTGLALTKLDGTAKGGVIFALAKQFGLPIRYIGVGEGIDDLRTFEAEPFVQALFAEREPS, translated from the coding sequence ATGTTTGGTTCCAACGACGACAAAAAGACCCCGGCCCCGGCCGGTGAAAAGAAAGGCCTGTTCGGATGGCTGCGCAAGAAGCCGCAGACACCTGTCGCCGAACCGCCATCGCCCCCTGCCGCCCAGGAGCTCCCGACCGAAGCCGAGACGGCTGCGCAGGCTGCCGTGGCGCTCGCCCCGGAGCCGGTGCTGCCGCCCAAGGTCGAAGCCGAACCTGAGCCCGTACCGACGCCAACCGAGCAGCCCGTTGCGCACGGGTTGGTGCTGCCGGTGCCCGAGGAACCGGTGGCGCTGGTCGAGGACGATGCGCCGCAGACACCGCCGGCCATCGCCCCACGGCAGGAAGTGTCGGCCCCAGCCGCGGCAGAGCCGGTTGCCGCTCCTGTTCCGCCACCTGCTCCTGCAGCGCCCAGCGCACCAGCCCCGGCACCTGCTCCAGCTCCGATTCCAGCTCCGATTCCAGCGCCTGTGGCAACCATCGTGCCGCCCGTTATCGAAGCATCGCCCCCTGCCGTCGTTGCCTCGCAACCTGCAGGGCAGGCCAGGACCGGCTTCTTCGCGCGTCTCAAGCAGGGCTTGGCCAAGACCAGCGCCAGCCTCGGCGAAGGCATGGCCAGCCTGTTTCTGGGCAGCAAGATCATCGATGACGATCTGCTCGAAGAGCTGGAAACCCGACTGCTGACCGCCGACGTGGGCGTTGAAGCCACTTCGGTGATCATCCAGAGCCTGACCCGCAAGGTCGCGCGCAAGGAACTCACCGATGCCGCCGCCTTGTACAAGGCGCTGCAAGGTGAGCTGACGGCACTGTTGCGTCCGGTCGAGCAACCGCTGGTGATCAAGGCCGAGCACCAGCCGTTCGTGATTCTGGTGGTGGGCGTCAACGGCGCCGGCAAGACCACCACCATCGGCAAGCTGGCCAAGAAGCTGCAGCTCGAAGGCAAGAAGGTCATGCTGGCGGCGGGCGACACGTTCCGTGCTGCGGCTGTGGAGCAACTGCAGGTGTGGGGCGAGCGCAACAAGATCCCGGTCATCGCCCAGCACACCGGCGCCGATTCGGCGTCGGTCATCTTCGATGCCGTGCAGGCTGCCAAGTCGCGCGGCATCGACGTGTTGATCGCCGACACCGCCGGCCGTCTGCACACCAAAGACAACCTGATGGAAGAGCTGAAGAAAGTCCGCCGGGTGATGGGCAAGCTCGACGAACAGGCGCCGCACGAAGTGCTGCTGGTGCTCGATGCCGGCACCGGGCAGAACGCGATCAACCAGGCCAAGCAGTTCAATCAGACGGTGGCCCTGACCGGCCTGGCCCTGACCAAGCTCGACGGTACCGCCAAGGGCGGGGTGATCTTCGCCCTGGCCAAGCAGTTCGGCCTGCCCATCCGCTACATAGGCGTGGGCGAAGGCATCGACGACCTGCGCACCTTCGAGGCAGAACCCTTCGTCCAGGCATTGTTCGCCGAGCGGGAGCCTTCATGA
- the ftsX gene encoding permease-like cell division protein FtsX yields MSATRSPKVADRVAPKGGEPQPQKPKKRRNDDDDGPDFSSLLRAWIESHRASWTDSLRRLGKQPIGSFFTCLVMAVALSLPMGLSLLLKNVERLGGSWQRAAQISLYLDLDAGEREGQALVTQIKGLSGVAQAEFVSREQALSEFQQQSGLGEALKELPENPLPGVVVVTPLEIDKAALESLRQQLAELPKVQQAQLDLVWVERLAAILKLGDRFVFGLTLLLVSALLLVIGNTIRLHIENRRIEIEVIKLVGGTDSYVRRPFLYMGALYGFGAGIFAWGILAFGLDWLNDAVTGLSGLYGSDFALGGVPVADGLSLLLGAVLLGYIGAWIAVWRHLRELAPR; encoded by the coding sequence ATGAGTGCGACACGCAGTCCCAAGGTCGCGGACCGGGTAGCGCCCAAGGGGGGCGAGCCCCAACCGCAGAAGCCGAAGAAACGTCGCAATGACGACGATGACGGGCCGGATTTCAGCAGCCTGCTGCGCGCCTGGATCGAAAGCCATCGGGCCAGCTGGACCGACAGCCTGCGCCGTCTGGGCAAGCAGCCGATCGGCAGTTTCTTTACCTGCCTGGTCATGGCGGTGGCCCTGAGTTTGCCCATGGGGTTGTCCCTGCTGCTCAAGAACGTCGAGCGTCTGGGCGGTTCCTGGCAGCGTGCGGCGCAGATTTCGCTGTACCTGGACCTCGACGCCGGCGAGCGGGAAGGCCAGGCGTTGGTGACGCAGATCAAGGGGCTGTCGGGCGTGGCCCAGGCCGAGTTCGTCAGCCGCGAGCAGGCGTTGAGTGAGTTCCAGCAGCAGTCCGGGCTGGGTGAGGCGCTCAAGGAGCTGCCTGAAAACCCGCTGCCCGGCGTGGTGGTGGTGACGCCTCTGGAGATCGACAAGGCTGCGTTGGAGAGCCTGCGCCAGCAGCTCGCCGAGTTGCCGAAGGTGCAGCAGGCGCAGCTTGATCTGGTATGGGTAGAGCGGCTTGCAGCGATTCTCAAGCTGGGTGATCGATTCGTCTTCGGCCTCACTCTGCTGCTGGTTTCAGCGTTGCTGCTGGTGATTGGCAACACCATTCGTCTGCACATCGAGAACCGCCGCATCGAAATCGAGGTCATCAAATTGGTAGGCGGCACGGACAGCTATGTGCGTCGGCCGTTTTTGTACATGGGGGCGCTGTACGGCTTTGGTGCAGGCATTTTCGCCTGGGGTATCCTGGCCTTCGGCCTGGATTGGCTCAACGATGCGGTGACTGGATTGTCCGGCTTGTACGGCAGTGACTTCGCGCTGGGCGGTGTGCCTGTGGCGGACGGATTGTCGCTCTTGCTAGGCGCGGTATTGTTAGGGTATATCGGTGCATGGATTGCGGTCTGGCGGCACCTGCGCGAACTGGCGCCGCGTTAG
- a CDS encoding YfhL family 4Fe-4S dicluster ferredoxin: MSLIITDDCINCDVCEPECPNAAISQGEEIYVIDPNLCTQCVGHYDEPQCQQVCPVDCIPLDEAHPESQEQLMAKYRQITGKH, from the coding sequence ATGTCCCTGATCATCACCGACGATTGCATCAATTGCGACGTCTGCGAACCCGAGTGCCCGAACGCTGCCATTTCCCAGGGGGAAGAGATCTACGTGATCGATCCCAACCTGTGTACCCAGTGTGTAGGGCATTACGACGAGCCGCAGTGTCAGCAGGTCTGCCCGGTGGATTGCATTCCACTGGACGAAGCGCACCCTGAATCCCAGGAACAGCTGATGGCAAAGTACCGGCAGATCACCGGCAAGCACTGA
- a CDS encoding sulfurtransferase, whose protein sequence is MPLAQLISPQALAEHLDSPEWVLLDCRYSLEDADYGQRSYAEGHIAGAHFADLGRDLSAPVIKGVTGRHPLPEPAHLQERLQRWGIDADSKVVVYDDGPGAYAARAWWLLTWLGKRDGVFLLDGGLAAWHAAGLPLSLDAAPTEPGNFVGTPDGARVVDATDLQARLEDPQLTLLDARALPRFLGEVEPIDPVAGHIPGAQCAAFTENLGPDGRFLPPAQLRERFAAQLQGRTAEQAVAYCGSGVTACHNLFAMALAGYPLATLYAGSWSDWITDPQRPVQTGS, encoded by the coding sequence ATGCCCCTCGCGCAACTGATCAGCCCGCAAGCACTCGCCGAACACCTCGATTCCCCTGAATGGGTCCTGCTGGACTGCCGCTACAGCCTCGAAGACGCCGACTATGGCCAGCGCAGCTATGCCGAAGGCCACATCGCCGGTGCCCATTTCGCCGACCTGGGCCGCGACCTTAGTGCGCCGGTGATCAAGGGCGTGACCGGGCGTCATCCGTTGCCCGAACCTGCGCACTTGCAGGAGCGGTTGCAGCGTTGGGGCATCGATGCAGACAGCAAAGTCGTCGTCTATGACGACGGGCCCGGCGCCTATGCGGCGCGGGCGTGGTGGCTGCTGACCTGGCTGGGCAAGCGCGATGGCGTCTTTCTGCTCGATGGAGGGCTGGCCGCCTGGCACGCCGCCGGGCTGCCCTTGAGCCTGGATGCTGCGCCCACCGAGCCCGGCAATTTTGTCGGCACACCGGATGGCGCAAGGGTGGTGGATGCGACCGATCTGCAGGCACGCCTGGAAGATCCACAGTTGACCTTGCTGGATGCACGCGCGTTGCCCAGATTTCTGGGCGAGGTGGAGCCCATCGATCCTGTTGCCGGGCATATCCCCGGTGCGCAGTGCGCGGCCTTCACCGAAAACCTGGGGCCCGATGGCCGCTTTCTGCCGCCAGCGCAATTGCGTGAGCGCTTCGCCGCCCAATTGCAGGGCCGGACCGCGGAACAGGCGGTGGCTTATTGCGGTTCCGGCGTCACCGCCTGCCACAACCTGTTCGCCATGGCCCTGGCCGGTTACCCGTTGGCGACACTGTATGCAGGCTCCTGGAGCGACTGGATCACCGATCCGCAGCGACCTGTGCAGACGGGCTCATGA